The genomic DNA CCCTACCGTCGCGTGAACTTATAGCGGATTCTGTGGAGACGATGGTTCAAGCACACTGCTTCGATGCACTAGTCTGCTTAGCGAGTTGCGATAAGATCGTGCCAGGTTTGCTATTGGCCTCGGTTAGACTCAATATCCCTACGATCTTTCTGAGTGGCGGACCTATGCCAGCGGGTAGATTAAAAGATGGAAGGGCAATAGACTTTTCAACCGTTTATGAATCAGTTGGAGCATACCATCAAGGTCTTATCTCACTCGAAGAGCTGGAAGCAATCGAGGAGGCAGCCTGCCCAAGCTGCGGCTCTTGTGCCGGTCTCTTCACAGCAAACTCGATGAAC from Nitrososphaerota archaeon includes the following:
- a CDS encoding dihydroxy-acid dehydratase, encoding MRKPFIGIANSYTDIVPGHIHLKGLAEVVKQAVREAGGVPFEFNTIAVDDGIAMGHLGMRYSLPSRELIADSVETMVQAHCFDALVCLASCDKIVPGLLLASVRLNIPTIFLSGGPMPAGRLKDGRAIDFSTVYESVGAYHQGLISLEELEAIEEAACPSCGSCAGLFTANSMN